One part of the Bacteroidota bacterium genome encodes these proteins:
- a CDS encoding T9SS type A sorting domain-containing protein, producing the protein MNKIILVSKKRRALASVLLFIICLISGINIKAQNVQPELLDTNQNVQPLQNPKGCGEYVIDNAALTQALKYESSHQNMDVVTVFTIRVYFHICRDNGGMNAAATEEEVKAEFNELIADFAPNNICFISMGLDYIDNTIVNNSPTSSLLTPYLKADCLNIFYHFNIPGFGGYAWSIPNTFCSIAKSNLAAAHTTSHEVGHCFGLLHTFEPGNGNEMINGSNSSTSADLITDTPADPWAYKGQACYSTSGCLYTGNCTDPNGASNFTPPYTNTMSYWRGAPCYPNFIFTSGQYSRVNSFLFTNGPLINCQSLSNYSQGAVTWSSGNYWRTAINTVTVSGNVNITGAAVATFGGNLVVVQNNFVATPTGNGLVLIRPSACSGGEGIPRTNLQADLLSEDALLIFPNPANEFITIKTTNTDSNTIISIYTSTMQLIKTVNFEAGIENIVSTINFSPGIYFIDVQSGDQSYQTKFVVSR; encoded by the coding sequence ATGAATAAGATTATTTTAGTATCAAAAAAGCGCCGTGCCTTAGCATCAGTATTACTGTTTATTATATGCTTGATATCTGGCATAAATATTAAAGCACAAAATGTTCAGCCTGAATTACTCGATACAAATCAAAATGTTCAACCTCTGCAAAATCCAAAAGGTTGCGGTGAATATGTAATTGATAATGCAGCATTAACGCAGGCATTGAAATATGAATCTTCACATCAAAATATGGATGTGGTTACTGTATTCACAATAAGAGTTTACTTTCATATTTGTCGCGATAATGGTGGGATGAATGCTGCGGCAACGGAAGAAGAGGTTAAAGCTGAATTCAATGAATTGATTGCTGATTTTGCACCAAATAATATATGCTTCATCAGTATGGGATTAGATTACATTGATAATACAATTGTAAATAATAGCCCAACCTCCTCCTTGCTTACTCCGTACTTAAAGGCTGATTGCTTGAATATCTTTTATCATTTTAACATCCCCGGATTCGGGGGTTATGCATGGTCCATCCCAAATACATTTTGTTCCATAGCCAAATCTAACTTAGCTGCAGCTCACACGACTTCTCATGAAGTCGGACATTGTTTTGGATTGCTTCATACTTTTGAACCAGGTAATGGTAATGAGATGATAAACGGATCAAATTCCAGCACATCGGCTGATCTGATTACTGATACTCCTGCAGATCCCTGGGCCTATAAGGGTCAGGCTTGCTATAGCACTTCAGGATGTTTGTATACTGGGAATTGTACAGATCCGAATGGCGCATCCAATTTCACTCCCCCTTATACAAATACTATGTCCTACTGGCGAGGCGCTCCATGCTATCCAAATTTTATTTTCACTTCAGGCCAATATTCCAGGGTAAACAGTTTTTTATTTACCAACGGACCATTAATTAATTGTCAATCACTGTCTAATTACTCCCAAGGTGCTGTTACATGGTCGTCAGGAAATTATTGGAGAACTGCCATTAATACTGTAACGGTTAGTGGTAATGTAAATATAACCGGTGCTGCTGTAGCAACATTTGGTGGTAATTTAGTAGTGGTGCAAAATAATTTCGTGGCTACTCCAACCGGAAATGGTTTGGTATTAATTCGTCCTTCCGCTTGCAGTGGTGGTGAAGGTATTCCAAGAACTAACTTACAGGCTGATCTTTTATCTGAAGATGCTTTATTAATATTTCCGAATCCCGCCAATGAATTTATTACTATTAAAACAACAAACACTGATTCAAATACAATAATAAGTATCTATACTAGCACCATGCAGTTGATTAAAACGGTCAATTTTGAAGCAGGAATTGAAAACATTGTTTCTACAATAAATTTTTCACCCGGTATTTATTTTATTGATGTACAAAGCGGAGATCAATCCTATCAAACAAAATTTGTGGTGAGCAGGTAA
- a CDS encoding peptidoglycan DD-metalloendopeptidase family protein, translating into MPGVVYLRTPLEAMPNMRDYSFFHIPFTVDDDPTSGCSDAWGQHCYYPYEIRTFDGCTGTEFQFGRRGFNVMDEKIARVTAAADGIIVAKVDGNFDRNCYGVTGPENYVALEHSDGSRTYYYNLKNGDLNPKPIGGYVSEGELIGYPGASGIGSGISFNVNFDERVSLFFELRDNANTVINPFNDVYNFGRPSRWRDSTYLYFNYTTDPSVIHLKTFKHAPVNSDNCGTTLPTYNDHFNPGDSIYYEFALKNYDVMLDSFLLDIYNPIGVPVMPTYVRNKGCATCSALRKKFINYYLGFQLPANGLMIPGTYKIILSLHTVGGSDYFYNHYITVGCQSDYFPTANISGESGLIAGNNIVTSQQFYNTSRVKYVAGNQIILNPGFVAHEGSDVFLYNEPCVVPPRLSDEDSESPDQEMEKLLIAPNPARDFITVKIKDYNSKATFKIYNSTLQLVKVLNVENAAGQIISLAEFENGIYFIDAQANEWSYKSKFVVNK; encoded by the coding sequence ATGCCGGGAGTAGTTTATCTGCGCACGCCATTAGAAGCCATGCCAAATATGCGTGATTATAGTTTTTTTCATATACCCTTTACGGTAGATGATGACCCTACTTCGGGTTGTTCAGATGCCTGGGGTCAGCATTGTTATTATCCGTACGAAATACGAACTTTTGATGGATGCACCGGCACTGAGTTTCAGTTTGGTCGAAGAGGGTTCAACGTCATGGATGAAAAAATTGCACGAGTAACTGCTGCTGCGGATGGAATTATTGTTGCTAAAGTCGATGGTAATTTTGACAGGAATTGTTACGGCGTTACCGGTCCTGAAAATTATGTCGCTTTAGAGCATAGTGATGGAAGTCGAACCTATTACTATAATTTAAAAAATGGTGATTTGAATCCCAAACCTATTGGAGGGTATGTTTCAGAAGGCGAATTAATTGGATATCCGGGAGCCTCGGGCATCGGGTCAGGAATCAGCTTTAATGTTAATTTTGATGAAAGAGTTAGCTTATTTTTTGAACTTAGAGATAATGCCAATACCGTTATAAATCCTTTTAACGATGTGTATAATTTTGGTAGGCCTTCCCGTTGGAGAGACTCAACATATCTTTACTTTAATTACACAACAGATCCGTCAGTAATTCATTTAAAAACCTTTAAACATGCTCCTGTAAATTCTGATAATTGTGGAACTACACTCCCAACCTACAATGATCATTTTAATCCGGGCGATTCCATTTATTATGAATTTGCTTTGAAAAATTATGATGTGATGCTTGATAGTTTCCTGTTAGATATTTATAACCCGATAGGCGTACCGGTTATGCCTACCTATGTTCGAAATAAAGGATGCGCAACCTGCAGTGCGCTTCGAAAAAAATTCATTAATTATTATTTGGGTTTTCAGTTACCGGCAAATGGTTTAATGATACCAGGAACTTATAAAATAATCTTAAGTTTACATACAGTGGGTGGGAGCGATTATTTTTATAATCACTACATCACTGTTGGTTGTCAGTCTGATTATTTTCCAACCGCTAATATTTCAGGAGAGTCAGGCTTAATAGCAGGCAATAATATTGTGACTTCCCAACAATTTTATAATACTTCCAGAGTAAAGTACGTTGCGGGTAATCAGATTATATTAAATCCGGGATTTGTTGCTCATGAAGGGAGTGATGTATTTCTATATAATGAGCCATGCGTAGTGCCCCCTCGTTTGAGCGATGAAGACAGCGAATCTCCGGATCAGGAAATGGAAAAGCTATTAATTGCTCCCAACCCTGCACGCGATTTCATAACAGTTAAAATCAAAGATTATAATTCAAAGGCAACCTTTAAAATCTACAACAGCACCTTGCAATTGGTTAAAGTGCTAAATGTTGAAAATGCTGCCGGGCAGATAATTTCATTGGCGGAGTTTGAAAACGGTATATACTTTATTGATGCACAAGCAAACGAATGGTCTTATAAATCTAAGTTTGTAGTAAATAAATAG
- a CDS encoding multicopper oxidase domain-containing protein, whose protein sequence is MSAIFLIFFSFIYSSKSQNLLGIPDTLSGSNIILNIYDTSHVFYPGFTTNTFGVNGSYLGPTLLLNRGDSVSINVVNNLMDTTTIHWHGMHVSAMNDGGPHMVIPPGTIWNPGFTVRDHASTYWYHPHLHMMTNLHASLGAAGVVIVRDSVESALNLPRTYGIDDFPLVIQSKCFDAAKQIIVNNASDSVMMVNGTIDPYLPVPAQMVRFRLLNASSERVYNLGLQGNQSFYQIGSDGGLLDAPVILTRLRLAPGERAEILIDFGGMLGQSVYLLSYANELPAAIYGATQPGMGPGQTIPGYTSNVLNGANFNIIQFNVVAPTASPITTTPSTLIPNTPWLVASANAFKTLTFSPVNMGPTAIQGPFLINNTSFDMNVVNYSIPLDNIEVCTLTNQSPIAHPFHIHDVQFYITEINGLLPPVNLAGRKDVVLVPAMQTIKFITKFETFCDSMASYMYHCHMLPHEDEGMMGQFIVSCPATVGVNEMQDNSEAVSLFPNPAIGNVSIKTNSVSRIERVKLYDYSGRLIMQFEEINNENYSLDINTIDAGIYVAEISTNHHTFIKKLSVLK, encoded by the coding sequence ATGAGCGCTATATTTCTGATTTTTTTTAGTTTTATCTACTCTTCAAAATCTCAAAATCTTTTGGGAATTCCTGATACACTTTCAGGATCAAATATCATCTTGAATATTTACGATACGAGCCATGTGTTTTACCCCGGATTCACAACAAATACTTTTGGTGTCAATGGCAGTTACCTGGGTCCAACGTTATTGTTGAACAGGGGAGACTCAGTAAGTATTAATGTTGTAAATAATCTGATGGATACCACCACTATTCACTGGCACGGTATGCATGTGTCGGCAATGAATGACGGTGGTCCGCATATGGTAATTCCTCCCGGAACGATTTGGAATCCGGGTTTTACTGTCCGGGATCATGCGTCTACGTATTGGTATCATCCCCATTTACATATGATGACCAATTTGCACGCTTCGTTGGGAGCAGCGGGTGTGGTTATTGTTCGGGACTCAGTGGAGAGTGCACTTAATCTGCCACGAACTTACGGTATAGATGACTTTCCGTTGGTGATTCAATCCAAATGCTTCGATGCAGCGAAACAGATAATTGTAAATAATGCTTCGGATAGTGTGATGATGGTAAATGGAACTATCGATCCATACCTCCCCGTTCCTGCGCAAATGGTTAGGTTTCGTTTGCTGAATGCCTCTTCAGAGCGGGTTTATAATTTGGGTTTGCAGGGAAATCAATCCTTTTATCAAATAGGCAGCGATGGAGGTTTGTTGGATGCTCCGGTAATTTTAACCCGCCTGCGACTTGCTCCCGGAGAGCGGGCAGAAATCCTAATTGATTTTGGCGGTATGTTGGGTCAATCGGTTTATCTGCTCAGCTATGCAAATGAACTTCCCGCTGCGATTTATGGGGCGACACAACCGGGAATGGGGCCCGGACAAACGATTCCGGGATATACTTCAAACGTTTTAAACGGTGCAAATTTTAACATCATTCAATTTAATGTGGTCGCTCCAACTGCCTCACCAATTACAACAACTCCCTCCACTTTGATTCCCAATACACCCTGGTTGGTTGCATCTGCAAATGCATTTAAGACACTCACTTTTTCACCTGTCAATATGGGACCTACTGCCATTCAGGGACCATTTCTGATTAACAATACTTCGTTTGACATGAATGTGGTCAATTATTCAATACCACTTGATAATATTGAAGTATGTACTTTGACGAATCAATCTCCAATTGCTCATCCGTTTCATATTCATGATGTGCAATTTTATATTACAGAAATAAATGGACTACTTCCTCCTGTAAATTTAGCGGGGAGAAAGGATGTCGTTCTTGTTCCTGCTATGCAAACCATAAAGTTCATTACGAAATTTGAAACATTCTGCGATTCAATGGCAAGCTACATGTATCATTGTCATATGTTGCCACATGAAGACGAAGGAATGATGGGGCAATTTATCGTGAGTTGTCCGGCTACCGTTGGAGTGAATGAGATGCAAGATAATAGCGAAGCGGTTTCTTTATTTCCGAATCCTGCTATTGGTAATGTTTCCATTAAAACCAATTCTGTCTCAAGAATAGAAAGAGTGAAATTGTACGATTATTCCGGGCGATTGATTATGCAGTTTGAAGAAATTAATAATGAAAATTATTCATTGGATATTAATACAATTGATGCAGGGATTTACGTAGCTGAAATCAGCACGAACCATCATACATTTATAAAGAAACTTAGTGTGTTAAAGTAA
- a CDS encoding DUF2202 domain-containing protein produces MKTLLIIATAGLMGFSSCKKDDNENNNVSAVSISTQEKSDLIFLREEEKLAHDVYVYAFNKYGVTVFNNISASEASHMSSVLNLLNKYSIEDPVKSNGPGVFVNTTLQQLYNDLILQVDVSLIKALEAGATIEDLDISDIQTFYRNTSKSDLIQVYDALTCGSRNHIKAFTSQLTSQGVTYIPQYLTQSTYDSILALPHEQCGNGMRFRK; encoded by the coding sequence ATGAAAACACTACTTATTATTGCAACTGCCGGGCTGATGGGTTTCAGTTCCTGTAAAAAAGATGACAATGAAAATAATAATGTTTCTGCCGTTTCAATTAGCACGCAGGAAAAATCAGATTTGATTTTCCTGAGGGAAGAAGAGAAATTGGCACATGATGTTTATGTGTATGCATTCAACAAGTATGGTGTAACTGTTTTCAATAATATTAGTGCAAGTGAAGCATCGCATATGTCATCGGTTTTAAATCTATTGAATAAATATTCTATTGAAGACCCGGTTAAAAGTAATGGTCCGGGTGTTTTTGTAAATACAACTCTACAGCAGTTGTACAATGATCTGATCTTACAAGTAGATGTATCACTGATTAAGGCATTGGAAGCAGGTGCAACAATTGAAGATCTCGATATCTCTGACATCCAAACCTTTTATAGGAATACATCTAAATCCGATTTGATTCAGGTGTATGATGCACTGACCTGCGGATCAAGGAATCATATTAAAGCTTTTACCTCTCAATTGACCAGTCAGGGTGTTACTTATATTCCGCAATACCTGACCCAATCAACTTATGATTCCATTTTAGCGCTTCCTCATGAACAATGCGGTAATGGAATGAGATTTAGAAAATAG
- a CDS encoding ribose-phosphate pyrophosphokinase, with amino-acid sequence MARQVKIFSGTASRYLAEQIADCYGAPLGDVKVARFNDGEFSPSFDESVRGCDVFIIQSTFSPTDNLFELLMLIDAAKRASAHYITAVIPYFGYARSDRKDKPRVAIASKLVANLLTAAGVTRVMTMDLHAPQIQGFFDVPVDHMDASAIFVPYMKSLNLPNIMICAPDMGGVHRARTYASYFSADMAIIDKHRKRANEIEGMQLIGDVSGRDCILVDDIVDTAGTLTKAASLLIDNGAASVRAFCTHPVLSGQSYERIADSHLTEIVVCDTIPLRKPAVKIKQLPTAALFAKAIQRVYSYESISSLFVKA; translated from the coding sequence ATGGCGCGGCAGGTAAAAATATTCTCAGGAACAGCTTCACGATATCTCGCTGAGCAAATAGCAGATTGCTATGGTGCTCCGCTGGGTGATGTAAAAGTGGCCCGATTCAATGACGGTGAGTTTTCTCCCTCATTTGACGAAAGTGTTCGTGGTTGCGATGTTTTTATAATCCAAAGTACGTTTTCACCTACCGATAATCTTTTTGAATTACTTATGCTGATTGATGCAGCCAAACGTGCCTCTGCTCATTATATAACCGCCGTGATTCCTTATTTCGGTTATGCCAGAAGTGATCGAAAGGATAAACCCAGGGTAGCTATTGCTTCTAAGTTGGTAGCCAATCTTTTAACAGCTGCCGGTGTGACCAGGGTAATGACCATGGATCTGCATGCACCACAAATTCAGGGCTTTTTTGATGTTCCTGTGGATCATATGGATGCCTCCGCCATTTTCGTCCCCTATATGAAGAGTCTTAACTTGCCCAATATTATGATTTGTGCTCCGGATATGGGCGGTGTGCACAGGGCTCGTACCTATGCATCTTACTTCAGTGCCGACATGGCGATTATTGATAAGCACCGTAAAAGGGCCAACGAAATTGAAGGAATGCAATTGATAGGGGATGTCTCCGGTCGTGATTGTATTCTTGTAGACGATATTGTAGACACTGCCGGAACACTCACCAAAGCCGCCAGTTTGCTGATTGACAATGGTGCTGCAAGCGTTCGTGCTTTCTGTACACATCCTGTCCTAAGCGGTCAATCCTACGAACGAATTGCAGACTCTCATCTAACTGAAATAGTCGTTTGCGATACCATTCCACTTCGCAAGCCTGCTGTAAAAATTAAACAACTCCCTACGGCTGCACTCTTCGCTAAAGCGATTCAAAGAGTGTATTCCTATGAATCCATTAGCTCACTCTTTGTTAAAGCATAA
- a CDS encoding 50S ribosomal protein L25/general stress protein Ctc: MKTIEIKGSKRSDLTKQSVKALRNSEHVPCVLYGGAEPVHFSAHLADFKHLVYTPDVYLVKLIVDGKEYMSMMQDIQFHPVNDIIQHIDFLEVTNDKPVTINIPIKFSGASEGVKQGGKLVTKVRRLKVKALPAALPDFISVDITPLKIGGNIRVRDLTTTGVTFLDSPSNVIVGVRITRNVAAAEATAEKK; the protein is encoded by the coding sequence ATGAAAACGATTGAAATCAAAGGTTCAAAACGGTCAGATTTGACCAAGCAATCTGTAAAAGCACTTCGCAACAGCGAACATGTACCTTGCGTACTTTATGGTGGAGCAGAACCTGTACACTTCTCAGCCCATCTCGCTGACTTCAAACATCTTGTTTATACACCCGATGTATACCTCGTGAAACTTATCGTTGATGGTAAGGAATATATGAGCATGATGCAGGACATTCAGTTTCATCCGGTGAATGACATCATTCAGCACATCGACTTTCTGGAAGTTACGAATGATAAGCCGGTAACTATCAATATTCCAATCAAATTCAGCGGAGCTTCTGAAGGTGTAAAACAAGGTGGTAAGTTGGTAACCAAAGTGCGTCGCTTGAAAGTGAAAGCATTGCCAGCAGCCCTTCCTGACTTTATTTCAGTTGATATTACTCCTCTTAAAATAGGTGGTAACATTCGTGTGCGTGATCTCACTACTACAGGCGTTACTTTCCTTGATTCTCCATCTAACGTGATTGTTGGAGTTCGTATCACACGGAATGTGGCTGCTGCTGAAGCTACTGCTGAGAAGAAATAA
- a CDS encoding aminoacyl-tRNA hydrolase, which yields MKYLIAGLGNIGPDYIHTRHNIGFDVADSLAKSLEVNFSNDKKAWVAEARYKSRSLVIIKPTTFMNLSGEAVRYWLTTQKIPQENLIIVTDDIALPFGSLRLRPSGGAAGHNGLTSIIDCLQNEKFARLRFGIGSNFPKGRQSDYVLGHWTGEEAAVLPEKIKLAEEIVKGFVAIGIQQTMNIYNNK from the coding sequence GTGAAATACCTCATAGCAGGACTCGGAAATATTGGTCCCGATTATATTCATACCCGTCATAATATTGGTTTTGATGTGGCAGATAGCTTGGCTAAGTCACTGGAAGTCAATTTCTCCAATGATAAGAAGGCATGGGTTGCAGAAGCGCGTTATAAAAGCAGGTCCTTGGTCATCATCAAACCAACCACTTTTATGAATCTGAGCGGAGAAGCTGTAAGATATTGGTTGACAACTCAAAAAATCCCCCAAGAAAACCTTATCATTGTAACAGACGATATTGCCTTACCGTTTGGAAGTCTTCGGTTAAGACCTTCCGGGGGAGCAGCCGGTCACAATGGATTAACAAGTATTATCGATTGTTTGCAAAATGAAAAATTTGCCCGTTTGCGGTTCGGAATTGGGAGTAACTTTCCCAAAGGGAGACAATCTGATTATGTATTAGGGCATTGGACAGGAGAAGAAGCAGCAGTTTTACCCGAAAAGATAAAGCTTGCTGAAGAAATTGTGAAGGGTTTTGTCGCTATAGGTATTCAGCAGACCATGAATATATATAATAATAAGTAA
- a CDS encoding T9SS type A sorting domain-containing protein, whose translation MKRIIYALLLGSFLILQINTAFAQADAGEQRLATNQKETSISLFPMPANGTLHIAFNKAIVESPSVVIYDMIGNRIENISLEREATGSFTINLTGKRPGFYFIKVQTGEETFSRRITVTP comes from the coding sequence ATGAAACGCATCATCTACGCTCTGCTTCTTGGAAGCTTCTTAATTCTACAAATCAACACAGCTTTCGCACAAGCGGATGCCGGTGAACAGCGGTTGGCTACCAATCAAAAGGAAACTTCAATTTCTTTATTTCCGATGCCAGCCAACGGAACATTGCACATTGCATTTAATAAAGCCATTGTTGAATCTCCATCCGTTGTGATTTATGATATGATTGGAAACAGGATAGAAAATATTTCTCTCGAGCGTGAAGCTACCGGTTCCTTCACCATCAATCTCACCGGTAAACGCCCCGGATTTTATTTCATAAAAGTACAAACCGGAGAGGAAACATTTTCACGACGTATAACAGTTACGCCATAA
- the tnpA gene encoding IS200/IS605 family transposase encodes MANTYSQIYIQVVFTVSARKNLIKKEWKDELNKYISGIIEGNGQKSIIVNGMPDHIHAFIGLKPSMAISNLVRDIKACSTNFINDRNYIQGKFSWQEGFGAFSYNHSQIERVYNYILNQELHHKNIKFREEYLNLLHEHNILHDKKYLFNWIEEHE; translated from the coding sequence ATGGCAAACACCTATTCACAAATCTACATTCAAGTTGTATTTACAGTTTCAGCACGAAAAAATTTAATTAAAAAAGAATGGAAGGATGAATTAAACAAATACATTTCCGGCATCATTGAAGGAAATGGTCAAAAATCAATAATCGTAAACGGAATGCCGGATCATATTCATGCCTTTATTGGACTAAAACCAAGTATGGCAATATCTAACCTGGTCAGGGATATCAAAGCTTGTTCTACAAATTTTATCAATGATCGAAATTATATTCAAGGAAAATTTTCCTGGCAAGAAGGGTTTGGGGCCTTTTCATATAATCATTCGCAAATTGAACGCGTCTATAATTATATCTTGAATCAGGAATTGCATCATAAGAATATTAAATTTAGAGAAGAATATTTAAATCTTTTACATGAACACAATATTTTACATGATAAGAAGTATCTTTTTAACTGGATAGAAGAACATGAATAG
- the aspS gene encoding aspartate--tRNA ligase: MLRTHTCGELRLSDNGNRVTLCGWVQRSRDLGGMTFIDLRDRYGLTQLAFNMETNPVICEAARKLGREYVIKIQGIVKERESKNAKMPTGDIEIIVDDVEVLNVASTPPFTIEDQTDGGDDLRMKYRYLDLRRNNVRANLELRHRMAIETRNYLDKQKFLEVETPVLIKSTPEGARDFVVPSRMNQGQFYALPQSPQTFKQLLMVAGFDRYYQIVKCFRDEDLRADRQPEFTQIDCEMSFIEREDILNTFEGLVRHLFKTVKGIDLGELPRMSYADAMTNYGNDKPDTRFEMKFCELTARVKGKGFKVFDDAELVVGICAKGCSEYTRKQTDELTDFVKKPQVGANGLVYAKIGADGSIKSSVDKFYAPEDLKKWAEAMGAEPGDLLLILAGEANKTRKALSELRLEMGTCFGLRNKDNFQCLWVLDFPLLEYGEEVGRWFAMHHPFTSPLAEDIALLESNPGKVRANAYDMVINGVEVGGGSIRIFNKDLQKKMFRILGFSDEDAQAQFGFLMNAFEFGAPPHGGIAFGFDRLCSLFGGAEGIRDFIAFPKNNSGRDVMIDAPSVIHAEQLKELGIDVKGGDK; encoded by the coding sequence ATGCTTAGAACACATACTTGCGGAGAATTACGACTTAGCGATAACGGCAACCGGGTTACACTTTGTGGATGGGTACAGCGATCCAGAGATCTGGGAGGCATGACTTTCATTGATTTACGTGACCGTTACGGCCTTACCCAATTGGCTTTCAACATGGAAACCAACCCGGTGATTTGTGAAGCTGCCCGTAAACTAGGCCGCGAATATGTCATCAAAATACAAGGAATCGTCAAAGAACGGGAGAGTAAAAATGCCAAAATGCCGACCGGAGACATTGAAATAATTGTTGATGATGTAGAAGTCCTTAACGTTGCCTCCACCCCACCTTTTACTATTGAAGACCAAACGGATGGAGGTGATGACCTGCGGATGAAATACCGTTATCTGGATTTGCGCCGAAACAATGTACGCGCCAATCTGGAACTTCGCCATCGGATGGCCATTGAAACCCGAAACTACCTCGACAAACAGAAATTTCTGGAAGTGGAGACGCCGGTTCTCATCAAATCAACGCCGGAAGGAGCCAGAGATTTTGTGGTGCCCTCACGCATGAATCAGGGACAGTTTTACGCATTGCCTCAATCCCCGCAAACGTTTAAGCAACTCCTGATGGTAGCGGGTTTCGATCGCTATTACCAAATCGTAAAATGCTTTCGTGATGAAGACTTACGCGCTGACCGACAACCGGAGTTTACACAGATTGATTGTGAGATGAGTTTCATTGAAAGAGAGGATATTTTGAATACATTCGAAGGACTGGTACGCCATCTTTTCAAAACGGTAAAAGGCATTGATTTGGGCGAGTTGCCGAGGATGAGTTATGCCGATGCCATGACCAATTATGGAAACGACAAGCCGGACACTCGTTTTGAGATGAAGTTTTGTGAGCTGACAGCACGCGTAAAAGGAAAAGGCTTCAAGGTTTTTGATGATGCAGAGTTGGTAGTGGGAATATGTGCAAAAGGCTGTTCGGAATACACCCGCAAGCAGACCGATGAGTTAACAGATTTTGTGAAGAAGCCCCAGGTAGGAGCTAACGGTCTCGTATATGCTAAAATAGGAGCTGACGGAAGCATTAAATCCAGTGTAGATAAATTTTACGCTCCGGAAGACCTTAAGAAATGGGCGGAAGCGATGGGAGCAGAACCGGGAGACCTTTTGTTAATCCTTGCCGGTGAAGCCAATAAAACAAGGAAAGCTTTAAGTGAACTACGATTGGAGATGGGTACGTGTTTCGGATTAAGAAACAAAGACAACTTCCAATGTTTATGGGTCTTAGATTTTCCTTTGCTCGAGTATGGAGAAGAGGTAGGCAGGTGGTTTGCCATGCACCATCCGTTCACCAGTCCATTAGCTGAAGATATTGCTTTACTGGAAAGTAATCCCGGGAAAGTCAGGGCCAACGCCTATGACATGGTGATCAACGGTGTTGAAGTGGGTGGTGGAAGTATTCGGATTTTTAACAAAGACCTGCAGAAAAAAATGTTCCGCATTCTCGGGTTTAGCGATGAAGATGCACAGGCACAATTTGGATTTTTGATGAACGCGTTTGAATTCGGGGCACCACCACATGGAGGAATTGCATTTGGTTTCGATCGGTTATGTTCATTATTCGGAGGAGCGGAAGGCATCAGGGATTTCATTGCTTTTCCAAAAAACAATTCCGGCAGAGATGTAATGATCGATGCACCATCGGTCATACATGCGGAACAATTAAAAGAATTGGGAATTGATGTGAAAGGGGGAGATAAGTAG